A stretch of Vulpes vulpes isolate BD-2025 chromosome 4, VulVul3, whole genome shotgun sequence DNA encodes these proteins:
- the MGARP gene encoding protein MGARP isoform X2 produces MYLRRAVSRTLALPLRAPPGPAPLRKDASLRWMTSNKLPGPSGSNMIYYLVVGVTVSAGGYYTYKMVTSEHAKPTEHITNLKEKTKAELHPPQGEKENILGAEKAGSEVHAVSLVEVPEVDAEDGPDAAGAAPEASACAGDTEAAALRAEGTKAALGSGPEMPPEGHSAASDEAVARSHDKGTAEGESFGGNAELEEESPPVESEACAGDDLQEEARAGAAAAPAQG; encoded by the exons atGTACCTCCGCAGGGCGGTCTCCCGGACGCTGGCGCTGCCCCTCAGGGCGCCCCCCGGGCCCGCGCCGCTGCGCAAGGACG CATCTCTTCGCTGGATGACGTCTAACAAATTGCCTGGACCATCTGGATCAAATATGATCTATTATCTGGTTGTAGGTGTCACAGTCAGTGCTGGTGGATATTAT ACTTATAAGATGGTCACATCAGAGCACGCCAAACCCACGGAACATataacaaatttgaaagaaaaaaccaAAGCAGAGTTACATCCACCGCAAG gtgaaaaagagaacattttggGAGCTGAGAAAGCAGGTTCTGAAGTCCATGCAGTATCGTTAGTGGAAGTTCCGGAGGTGGACGCAGAAGACGGTCCGGATGCTGCAGGTGCAGCCCCAGAGGCCTCGGCCTGTGCAGGTGACACGGAGGCCGCTGCGCTTAGGGCCGAGGGTACAAAGGCAGCGCTGGGCTCGGGCCCTGAAATGCCCCCCGAGGGTCACAGTGCAGCTTCGGATGAAGCTGTTGCCAGAAGTCACGATAAAGGGACAGCAGAGGGGGAAAGCTTTGGTGGAAATGCTGAACTAGAAGAAGAGAGTCCTCCGGTTGAATCAGAAGCCTGTGCAGGGGATGATTTACAGGAGGAAGCCCGCGCTGGTGCTGCCGCAGCCCCGGCCCAAGGCTGA
- the MGARP gene encoding protein MGARP isoform X1, with translation MTSNKLPGPSGSNMIYYLVVGVTVSAGGYYTYKMVTSEHAKPTEHITNLKEKTKAELHPPQGEKENILGAEKAGSEVHAVSLVEVPEVDAEDGPDAAGAAPEASACAGDTEAAALRAEGTKAALGSGPEMPPEGHSAASDEAVARSHDKGTAEGESFGGNAELEEESPPVESEACAGDDLQEEARAGAAAAPAQG, from the exons ATGACGTCTAACAAATTGCCTGGACCATCTGGATCAAATATGATCTATTATCTGGTTGTAGGTGTCACAGTCAGTGCTGGTGGATATTAT ACTTATAAGATGGTCACATCAGAGCACGCCAAACCCACGGAACATataacaaatttgaaagaaaaaaccaAAGCAGAGTTACATCCACCGCAAG gtgaaaaagagaacattttggGAGCTGAGAAAGCAGGTTCTGAAGTCCATGCAGTATCGTTAGTGGAAGTTCCGGAGGTGGACGCAGAAGACGGTCCGGATGCTGCAGGTGCAGCCCCAGAGGCCTCGGCCTGTGCAGGTGACACGGAGGCCGCTGCGCTTAGGGCCGAGGGTACAAAGGCAGCGCTGGGCTCGGGCCCTGAAATGCCCCCCGAGGGTCACAGTGCAGCTTCGGATGAAGCTGTTGCCAGAAGTCACGATAAAGGGACAGCAGAGGGGGAAAGCTTTGGTGGAAATGCTGAACTAGAAGAAGAGAGTCCTCCGGTTGAATCAGAAGCCTGTGCAGGGGATGATTTACAGGAGGAAGCCCGCGCTGGTGCTGCCGCAGCCCCGGCCCAAGGCTGA